GTCAAGGCGGTCGCCGGCTTCGGCGAGGCGCGCTCGATGTTCGAGTTCCACGACGCCGCTGGCAACAGCTACCCCTTCGACACGTGCCACGCGGTCGCGAAAATCCGCCGCAGCCGGCCGATTGCGGTGGGCGAGTTCGAATTCGTCCGCCGCCACACCGATCGCGTGCCTAAGGTTACGATGCCGGCGCCGAGCTTCATGCATTTTTTTCGCGGCCGGGCCTGCGCCGATCCGGCAGTCTATCCCGAGGTCGCGGGTTTCTGGACTGACCTCTTGCGCGTCTATCACGAAGAGCTTGCCGAGCTTGGCCGCGCTGGCGCGAACTATCTGCAGATCGATGAAGTACCGCTCGCGATGCTCTGCGATTCGGCGGTGCGCGAGCGCGTGCGCCAGATCGGCGACGATCCCGAGGCGCTGGTCACGATGTATATCGGCGGCGTCAACGATGCGCTCCGCACGCGGCCGCCGGGCATGACCGTCGGGATGCATCTGTGCCGCGGAAACCTCCGCTCACGATGGATGGCAGCGGGCGGCTACGAAGCGGTGGCCGAGCGCCTGTTCAACGAGGTCGAGGTTGACGCTTTCTTTCTCGAATACGACACGGCGCGCGCGGGCGACTTCGCGCCGCTGCGCTTCATGCCGAAGGACAAGATGGCCGTGCTGGGACTGGTCAGCACCAAGACGCCCGCGCTCGAGGACGCCGACGCGCTCCGCCGGCGTATCGACGAGGCCGCGCGCTACGTCCCGCTCGAACGGCTCGCGCTGAGCCCGCAATGCGGCTTCGCCAGCACCGTCGGCGGCAATCTGCTCTCGATCGACGACCAGTGGCGCAAGCTCGAGCTGATCGTCCAAGTCGCAAGGCGGGTGTGGGGCTGAACGAAGCCGAACTGAGCTGAACCCGGGACGCCAACAAGAGAAACTAAAGGAGACCGATGGCTTACGAGAACTTTATCGTCGAGCGCGCGGGCGCAGTCGCAACCGTCTATTTCAACCGGCCCGAGAAGCTCAATCCGATAACAGGCAAGCTTCTGACCGAGATGCTCGAAGTCGCGGCCGAGTTTCGCGACGACGATCAATCGCGCGTCATTATCCTGACCGGCAAGGGCCGCTCGTTCTGCGCCGGCGCAGACATCGGCGGGCTGACGGCGAATGCGGGCGCGAAGGCGCAGGGCGCGCAGACCGACGCCGGGCGGCTGCGCGCGGCGCGCACCGGATGGCGCGTGATGGACGAGTGGGAGCGGCTGGACCAGGTCACGATCGCGGCGGTCAACGGGTTTGCGATCGGCGGCGGGCTCTCGCTCGCGATGGCCTGCGACTTTCGCATCGCGGCCGCCGGCGCGCGCATTTGGATTCCCGAGGTTGCGCTCGGCGTGCCGTACATGTGGGGCTCGGTCACGCGGCTTATCAATCTCGTCGGGATGGGCCGGGCGAAGGAAATGATCATGACGTGCAACGAGATCGTCGCCGAGGAGGCGCTGAAGATCGGACTCGTCAACCGCGTGGTGCCCGCCGAACGCTTAACCGAAGCGGCTTTGGAGTTCGCCAGCAAACTGGTAAGCAAGCCGCCAATGGCGCTGCGGCGGACCAAGGAGTTTTTCCGCGCGCTCGGCAACGGCCGTCTCGGCGACATCACTTTCGCCGACGGCTACCTGGGGCTCTCGTGTCTTGCGAGCGAGGACATGAGTGAGGCGATGGCGGCGTTCAAGGAGAAGCGCGAAGGACAATACCGCGGCCGCTGAGCGCGAGGACGCCGAATAGTATAATTAAAGTATCACTTTAAATGAACCTCGGACGGCGATGATTTCCATTCCCACGCTTGAAACCGCGCGGCTCATGCTGCGCCAATTCCGGCAGAACGATTTCGAGGCGCTTGCCGCGCTTCATGCGGACCCCGTCGTGATGAGGTATCTCAGCGACGGCAGGCCGAAGTCTCGCGCCGAGACGTGGCTCGCGATGGCGTCCTACCTGGGACACTGGGAACTCCGCGGCTACGGGTTGTGGGCGGTCGAAGAGAAGGCGACGGGCGAGTTCGTCGGCCGGATTGGGCTGCTCAATCCGGAGGGATGGCCCGGCCTCGAGGTCGCGTGGACGCTCGCGTGAGAGCGATGGGGCAACGGCTTCGCCACTGAAGGCGCGAAGGCGGCGCTGAACTACGCCTTCTCGGTGCTGGGGTTGAAGCACGTCATCAGCCTTATTCATCCGGATAACGCCGCTTCGATCCGCGTCGCGCTGCGCATCGGCGAGAAATTGGAGGGGCAGGCGGAGTTGTTCGGCGTGATACGCTCGGTTTACGGGATCGGCCGTCCGTGACGAGCGCGTCGCGACTGCGCATAGAGGAAGCGATGCGATGATTCCGAAGATCCGGTTCGCCACCCCGGCCGACGCCGACCTGATCCTCCAGTTCATCCACGGCCTGGCCGAGTACGAGCGCGCGGCCGGCTCCGTCGCGGCCACGCCCGCGCTAATCCGCTCGCAGATGGAACAGGCCGAACCGCCGTTCCAGTGCCTAATCGCGGAGTGCGACGGTGAGCCCGCCGGCTTCGCGCTCTTTTTTCGAAACTACAGCACCTGGAGCGGGCGCCCCGGCCTCTACCTCGAGGATATTTTCGTCCCCGAGCGTTTTCGCGGCCGCGGCGTCGGCAAGGCACTGTTCAAACGGATGGCGCAAATCGCGATCGAGCGCGGATGGGCGCGGATGGAGTGGGCGGTGCTCGACTGGAACCGTCCCGCGCAAGAATTCTATCGCGCACGGGGAGCGGTCGCGAAGGATGAATGGACGGTGTGGCGGCTCGACGGCGAGGCGCTGGTCAAGACCGCGCGCGACTAACGCTGCGAGCCCCGCATCGGCGCAGGCATCCGTCTACGTCCGGCGGCATTTTTCATAACGACCGGCTATGTTGGAGACGTGCGGCGGCCGCGAGGCCTTTCAAAGGCGCGAGGAATGAACCCATGCAAACGGCGATCGTGCTCCTTATAGCGGCGCTGCTCGAAGTGGGCGGCGATGCGCTCACGCGGATCGGTCTGCGGGAGCGGCCGGTTTTTCTCGCCGCCGGCGCGTTCACGCTCTTCATCTATGGCGTCGTGGTCAACCAGGGCGGTTTCGATTTCGGACGCCTGATGGGTGTGTATATCGCGGTGTTCTTCCTCGTCTCCCAGATCGTGGCCTTCGCGCTTTTCCGCGACGTACCCAACTACAAAACGCTGGCCGGCGGACTGCTGATCGTGCTCGGCGGCGCCGTAATCATGCTCTAACGTGCGCAACTTCCTGACGGCAGCCGCAAAGGTTGCGTCACTCGCCGCGCTGATCGCCTCTGCTGCGATGCGCGGACTTGCGGGTGCGCAAGCCACGACCGCCGCGTGCGGTCCATTCGGGAGTCCTCCGGTCAAGCTGCTCGGCGCGGTCAAGCCCGCCTGCGCGGACGGCGAGAGGCTCGGGCCCTGGAAGGACACCGACGGCACCGACCGCTACGCCTGCCTGTACGACGCGTCCTCGGCGAAGCCCGGCCGCAGACTTCCGCTGCTGGTTTACCTGCATCCGTCGCTGTTCGGGCCGTGGACCATCAGGCACACCAATTTGCTCGACCTGCGCGCCACGACTTCGCTCAGCGGCGAGCACGGCGACCCGGGCTATATAGTACTTGCGCCGCAGGGCCGGAACACCGCGCACTACTATCAATGGCCGGACGACCGCGGGATGGGATGGGACAACTGGTATCGTCAGCTAAGTGCGGCGGGCAACGTCAAAGTCGGCAAGACCGTGTATCCGGAAAACGTCGACGCGGCGACGATCGATCATTTCATCGCGGCGGCGGCGCGCACCGGCAGGGTCGATACGCGGCGGATTTATGTGACCGGATGGTCCAACGGCGCGGCGATGGGCCTGCTCTACGCGCTCAATCGCCCCAACGTCGCGGCGGTGGCCGTCTATTCCGGGCCCGATCCGTTCGGCGCGCTCGTCGATCCGTGCCATCAGAAACCGGTCAGCGGCAAACCGGCGAGCGACGCCGAAGTGCAAATCTACAATGCACGCGTGCCCGTGATGCTCGTGCACAATAGCTGCGACATCGCCGGAATCTGCCCCAATGGCGAAAAGCTGGCGACGGAGCTGCGCGACGCCGGCGCAAAGGTCGATGACGTGATCGTTGACGCCTCAGGCAAGCGGGTCGAGGCGTGCCTGGATGCATGCGGGGCGGACCCCAATGGCGGACTCGCGTTCATGCATCACCCGGGAGCCTGGCTCTCCGGTCTCCATCATCATGGCGAATGGCCCGACGAATGGACCACGGCGATGCTCGAGTTTTTGCGCGCGCATCCGCTGCACCCGTCCGCGCCGCCTTTCTAGCGGCGCGGAGCAATCGCAGCGCTAGATCACCTTGCGCTCGCGAAGCGCGGCGATCGCGGAGGGGTCGAGACCCAGCTCCGTGCGCAGGAATTCGTCGCTGTCGGCTCCGAGAGCGGGCGCAAGCGATTGCGGCGCCGGCGCCTCGGCGTTCATCCGCAGCGGCGACGTCCAGATCGTGATGCGGCCAAGGCGCGGATCGTCGATCTCGCGCAGCATCCCGCGCGCGTGCAGATGCGGGTCGGTCATCACTTCCGGCAGTTCCTTGACGATTCCGCAGAAGACGTCCGCGGCGTTGAGCGCGGCCATGACCGCCTCGCGCGTATGCTGGCGCGTCCACGCCGCGACCACTGCGTCCACCTCCTCGACCTTGGCCGCGCGCGCCTTCATCGTGGCGAAGCGCGGGTCGTCGCCGAGTTCCGGCCGTCCGGCGAGCTCGCTCAGCCGGCGCCATCGATGATTGTCGCCGGCGAGGATCAGCACGTAGCCGTCACTCGCCGGGTAAACGTTGTAAGGCACCATCACGCCGCCGGGAGAGGCGTTACCGTTGCGCGTCTCGGTGATTCCCATCCCGTAGTACGCGCCGATATGAGTCGTCAGCGCGGGTATGATCGCGTCCTGCAGCGCGACCTCGACCAGCATCCCCTCGCCGGTGCGGTCGCGGTTGCGCAGCGCCGCCAGAATCGCGGCCGCGAAATGAATCCCTCCGAGCATGTCGACTACCGCCGGCCCGGCCTTCATCGGCGGGCCGTCGGCTTCGCCCGTGGTGCTCAGTACCCCGCTCATCGCCTGCACCACCGGGTCGAAGGCGGGCAGGTCGCGATAGGGTCCGCTCAGTCCGTAGCCTTTGCCGGTCGCGTACACGATCCGCGGGTTGATAGCGCGCAGCACGTCGTAGCCGAGGCCGAACCCTTCCATGGCGCCGTAGGCGAAGTTCTCGGCCACGACGTCGGCGCGCGCGACCATCCGCTTGAACAGCTCGCGGCCCTCGTCGCTCTTCAAATTCAGCGTGACCGAGCGTTTGTTCACGTTGAGGATTGCGAACCCGATACTGATTTCGCGTCCCGGCGCGCGATAGAGCGCGCGCATCCCCTCGCCATGTCTAGGGGGCTCGATTTTGATCACGTCGGCGCCCAGGTAGGAGAGCATCAGGGTCCCGTACGGGCCATTGTAGAAGTGGGTGAGATCGAGCACCCGGATATCGTCGAGCGGGCGAACTGGCACTGGGCACCTCTGGGCGCGCGGCGCTCGCGGACGCCGTACGCGGCCAGTCTTTATATAACAAAGCCGGCGCGCCGATGTAGCGCGCCGCCTTGTCGCACGCGCAGTCTCGCGGCCAGGGATTCTACGATTCACATTTCATCGACCGGGTAGCCGGCCTTGTTCCAATTCTCCATCCCGCCGCGAAGAACGAATACGTTTGCGAATCCGGCGGCTGCGAGCACTTTTGCTGCGCTCACCGAGCGCTTCTTTGTCCGTCAAATAGTGTCGCGCTCTCTCCTTAACCGGCGGAGAAGCCGAGGCAGGAAAGCGACGGTAGCGAGCAGCGCCAATGCAAGCAGGGCCTTGTGAATCGATCCCGCCTCTCCGGTCGCCGCCTCACGCCCGGCGTAGCCCAGGTAGGTATAGGCAAGCGCACCCGGCGCCATACACAGGAACGAGGCGAGCACGTACTCGCTTAGCCGAATGCGCGTCAATCCGAAGGCATAGTTCACCAGATTAAATGGAAAGAGCGGCACCAGGCGAACGAAAGCGACGAATCGCCACCCTTCCTCTTCCACCCCGCGGATTAGCGACGCCAGTCGTTCGCCGGAACGCCGCGCAACCCAATCCGAGCCCACGTAGCGAGCGGCCAGAAACGCGACCGTCGCGCCGAGCGTGGCGCCGGTCAGGTTCCACAGAGTTCCCCACACAGGGCCGAACAGCGCCCCGCCGGTCACAGTCAGAACCGATCCCGGAACAAAGAGGACCGTAGCGAGCGCGTAGAGCAGGATGAACAGGATCGGCGCTGCCGGACCGAAGCGTGCCAGTTCGCGCTCCAGCCTAGCCGCTTGCAGAAATTCGCGATGGAGAACGAGCCATACGACCGCTCCGCCGAGTCCCGCGGCCAGAACCAGGCGTGGGATGAGGCCTTGGCGTTTCATACCGCACTCATCTAGGTTATCGGGTATCTGCCCGCGGGTCCGCGGAAGGGCTGCAGCAGCATCCGGTCGAGCCACAACTCCCGCGCTTCACGGAACTGCTCGATGCCGATGGTCATGCCGTTATGCCCGGCGGCCGGTTGGCTGCGATAAGTTCCAAGCAAGCGGTCCCACCACGACAGGTTGAAGCCGAAGTTGCTGTTGGTTTCGTCCACCACGATCGAGTGATGGACCCGGTGCATGTCGGGTGTAACCGTCAGCCAGCGAAGGTAGCGATCGAGCTGCGCCGGGATTCGAACATTGCCGTGGTTGAACATCGAGGTCGCATTGAGCAGAACCTCGAAGATGAGTGCGCCGAGCGCGGGCGTCCCCAGCGCGGCTATCGCGCCGAACTTGATCAGCATCGAGAGCACGATCTCGATCGGATGGAAGCGCGCACCAGTGGTTACGTCAAAGTCCAGGTCGGCGTGATGCATCCGGTGGACGCGCCAGAGCGCTGGCACCGCATGAAACATCACATGCTGAAGGTAAATGGCCGCATCGAGCAAAATGACCGATCCGGTCGCCGCTATCCAGTATGGGATCGGCGAGTTGTTGAGCAGTCCCCAGTGACGTTTTCCTCCGAGCAGGGCCAGGCTCACGGCCGTGGCGGGAAGCAGGATTCTCACCAGTGCGGTATTCAAAGCGACGACCGCGAGGTTGCTCGGCCAGCGCCTGAGCCTTGAGTACGACCTCGAGCGGCGCGGCGCGACGGCTTCCCAAAGCGCCATTGCGGTCAGCATCCCGATAAACACTCCCAGCCTTATCGCTGCTTCGTTCATTGGCTGGATCGCCTCGCGATCGTACCGTGAGGGCACACGGCGCCGGATATGAAATGCTCGTTTCTTATTCGTTCAGAATTCTCTGCCGTCGCGCTTGATCCTCACGTCGTGCCGGATTTTGAAGCGAGCGGTCGATGATAATCGCGAATTTCCTTGATTCTGCCGTCCGCAATCTCGACCACTTCCGCGCCGATAGCTTCGACTACTTTTCCGCTTCGCGGCCGCGTGCCGAAAAACAATGATTCGGCGACAGCCTTGCCCGAGTTTCCGGTGAGCGTGCGAAGGGCGCAGCGACAATCGGGCATCAGCGCGAAACCAGTCTCGTAATGCCGCCTGATTTCGTCACGTCCTTCAAACCGTGTTCCCGCGGCATCGACGATTACCGGGGCCGCGTGGAAGCAGGCCATCACCGCCTCGATGTCATGGCTGTTGAACGCATCAAAGTAGCGTTGCACCAGTTCTTCCTCGGCAGTCATAGCCTTATCTCCATCTCTGTGAGGTTCGCAGTTTCCTGGTCGGCAATCGTTGGCCAGGACTCGAAGCCAAAGCAAAAGGCGGCGCGCCGATGTAGCGCGCCGCCTTGTCGCATAAGCCTTGGCCGCTATGCGGCGCGGGCAGTTTGGTTACTTGATGACTATTTGATGACCTCCGCCACGCGCAGCTCGTCGATCTTCTGCTGCGAGAAGCCGAGCAGGGTCTTGAACACATCGTCGGTGTCCGCCCCGCGCAGCGGCGCCGCATGTCGGATCTCGCTCGGCGTGCGCGACATCTTCCACGGGATGCCGGCATGCATGCGGCGTCCGACTTCCGGATGCTCGAGTTGCACCAGGTAGCCGCGCTCGGTCAGGGATTTGTCCTCGGCGAGGTCGCGATTGCTCATCGAGGGGAAGGCGGCCACGCCCGCACGCTGGAGCGTCTCGGTGGCCTCCCACTTGTCGCGCTCGCGCGTCCACGCGGTGATTATCGCATCGAGATCGGCTTCGTTTTTCTTGCGCAGTTCGGCGCTCTTGAAGCGCGCGTCGCCGGCCAGCGCGGGCTGGCCGATCGCCTGGCAGAGCGAGCGCCATTCATCCTCGGTGCCGACCGCGATCGAAACCCACTGATCGTCGTTGCCCTTGCTCTTGTAGGTCTCGTGCGGCGCCATCGCCAGGTCATGATTACCCTTGCGCACCGGCTCGCGATGGTTGATGTCCCATTCGAGCAGGCCCTCGGCCATATGCACGAGCACCGCTTCCCACTGCGACTGGTCGATGTACTGGCCTTCGCCGGTCAGGTCGCGATGGAGCAGGGCGGCGATGATCGCATACGCGCCCATCACGCCAGCGTTGGGATCGGGATACGAGACGCCGATCTCGGAAGGGTCGCCGCCCGTATAGCCGGTCAGCCAGAATTGTCCGGAGAGTGCCGAGGCCGGCGGTCCGTAGCCGACGTAGCGGCGGAACGGGCCGTTCTGGCCGTAACCGGACATCGAAATCTGGATGATGTCGGGTTTGATCTCGCGCAGCTTCTCATAGCTGAAGCCGAGCTTGCCGATTACGCCGGCGGCGAAGTTGTCGGCCACCACGTCGCAGTGCTTCACCAACTGATAGGCGAGCTTGACCGCCTCGGGCTTCTGCAGGTCGAGCAGGATGCTGCGTTTGCCCTGGTTGTACTGATTGAAGTAGCCCGCGCGATTGGGTCCGGGCTGGCTGTCGGCGAACGGCGGCAGCATCCGTGTGACGCACGGCCTGAGCGTGCTTTCGATCCGGATGACTTCGGCGCCGAGATGGGCGAGCGTCTGAGTACAGAACGGTCCGGCCCATGCCCAGGTAAAATCCAGAACGCGCACGCCGCTCAAAGGTGAATCGGCCATAAGATACTCTCCAGCAACGTCTCAGCTTGCTAACGTCAGCTCTGCGCGAACCTCGCGGATCTCAGACCACACCTGTCTGTTTGAGCTTCGCCAGTTGATCGCGCGGCACCCCGAACTCGCCGCAGAAAACTTCCTCGGTGTGCTGGCCGAGGTGCGGCGCCGGCCGCCTGAGCGACCACTTGATCTTCCCGTACTGCGAGGGCGCGCCCGGCACCGTCAGCTTGCCCATCCCCGGCTGTTCCAGCGGCACGAAGAATTTGCGCTCCTTGAGATGGTCGCTTTCATACATCTGCCGCATCGTGTTGACCGGAGCGAACGGGATCCGCGCCTCCTGCGCCGCCTTGTACAGGTCGGTGACTTTCCATCCGGATATCCACTCGCTCATCAACGCCTTCAGCGCGTCCATGTTCTGGGCGCGCGAGACGCGATCCTTGAAGATCTCCTCGCTGGCCCACTCGGGATTGCCCATCAGCTTGACCAGGCTCTGCCACTGATGCTCTTCGACCGCGAGGACGAAGACCTTGCCGTCCTGGCAGTCGGCGAGGAACCACGGGCCGAGTGCGCGCGAGCCCAGGCGCGAGGTTTCGCGTCCGGCATAGGTCCAGTGCATGAAATTCATCTCGAGCATCGCCGCGATCGCTTCGCGCTCGCAGACGTCGATAGCCTGGCCCTCGCCGGTTTTCACCTTGTGGCGCATCGCCGCGATTGCCGTCAGGGCGGCGTGCGCGCCCCCCTGGAAATCGCACTGCGCGCCGAAGGGCTTGAGCGGCGGCAACTCGGGGTAGGGCGACGCTCCGGGGCTGAGGTACGCCCAGCCGCCGGCATTGGAGGCGTTGAGCTCGTAGCCGCGCCAGTTGGCGCGCGGCCCGCGGTCGCCGAACATCGAGATCGTAGCGACGATCAGTCCCGGGTACTTCGCGCAGAGCGCGGCACTGTCGAGGCCCTGGCTCGCGCGCTCGTAGGGCGGCACGTTGTGAATAAAGATGTCCGCCTTCTCGAGCAGGCGCGCGAGCAGGTCGCGTCCCTCGGGCCTGGTCAGATCGGCTGTCACGCCACGCTTGTTGGCGTTGAGGTAAACGAAGAGCCCGCTCTTTTCGGGATCGGGCTGGTCCGCCGGGAACGGGCCTCGGCGGCGCGTCAGATCGCCGCCCGGGGGCTCCACCTTGATTACTTCCGCGCCCAGGTCGGCGATCATCTTCGCCCCGAAGGCGGCCGATACACCCTGGCCGCATTCGACCACCCGGAGCGCGCCAATTCCGCGCGGGTCTTTGGCTGTGCTCATGGTCCTACTTTATTACGATCGGGTTGACCGGTGAACCCGCCCCGCCGACCACCTTCAGCGGAGCGCCCACGAACAGGAACGTGTACTGGCCGTCCTTGGCGCAGTCCTCGGCGAGGTCGTGAGTCCAGTCGATTTCGTTGAAGATCACGCCCTGGTAATGGAGCAGCGCCATGTGCAGCGGGATCATCGTGCCGCTCTCCTCGTGATGGGTCTGCTCGGTCGCGATCGTATCGCTGCCGACCGACGGAATCTCCATCTCGTGGAACCACTTGGCCAACTCGACGCTATATCCCAGCCCCGGTTCGTTGAACACGCCCTTGGGGAAGATGCCCTCGACGCCCTTGTCGTAGAAGCGCTTGAGCCATCCGGTGTGGATGATGATGATGTCGTGCTTTTCGATCGGCGAGTTCTGCTTCTTGGCCGCGGCCAGCATGTCGTCGAGCGTGATGCGCTCGCCGGCGTCCAGGCTCTCCTTGCCCTTGAAGCGAGCCGCGTCGATCAGCACGCCGCGCCCGACCACGCCATGCTCGGCGATCGGCTGGATCGAGCACTTCGAGAGGCTGCCGATCGTGGTTTTGGCGTCGTAGCCGTTGTAGATCGTGTCGCCATGCCAGACGTGCCCCAGCGCGTCGTACTGGGTCGTGCCCTGCAGGTACATCGTGATCACGTCGTCGGCGTATTCCATCCCGCCCGGAAACGGCGTCGCCTTGCCGCT
This genomic stretch from Candidatus Binataceae bacterium harbors:
- a CDS encoding CoA transferase — encoded protein: MADSPLSGVRVLDFTWAWAGPFCTQTLAHLGAEVIRIESTLRPCVTRMLPPFADSQPGPNRAGYFNQYNQGKRSILLDLQKPEAVKLAYQLVKHCDVVADNFAAGVIGKLGFSYEKLREIKPDIIQISMSGYGQNGPFRRYVGYGPPASALSGQFWLTGYTGGDPSEIGVSYPDPNAGVMGAYAIIAALLHRDLTGEGQYIDQSQWEAVLVHMAEGLLEWDINHREPVRKGNHDLAMAPHETYKSKGNDDQWVSIAVGTEDEWRSLCQAIGQPALAGDARFKSAELRKKNEADLDAIITAWTRERDKWEATETLQRAGVAAFPSMSNRDLAEDKSLTERGYLVQLEHPEVGRRMHAGIPWKMSRTPSEIRHAAPLRGADTDDVFKTLLGFSQQKIDELRVAEVIK
- a CDS encoding CoA transferase; amino-acid sequence: MSTAKDPRGIGALRVVECGQGVSAAFGAKMIADLGAEVIKVEPPGGDLTRRRGPFPADQPDPEKSGLFVYLNANKRGVTADLTRPEGRDLLARLLEKADIFIHNVPPYERASQGLDSAALCAKYPGLIVATISMFGDRGPRANWRGYELNASNAGGWAYLSPGASPYPELPPLKPFGAQCDFQGGAHAALTAIAAMRHKVKTGEGQAIDVCEREAIAAMLEMNFMHWTYAGRETSRLGSRALGPWFLADCQDGKVFVLAVEEHQWQSLVKLMGNPEWASEEIFKDRVSRAQNMDALKALMSEWISGWKVTDLYKAAQEARIPFAPVNTMRQMYESDHLKERKFFVPLEQPGMGKLTVPGAPSQYGKIKWSLRRPAPHLGQHTEEVFCGEFGVPRDQLAKLKQTGVV
- a CDS encoding 5-methyltetrahydropteroyltriglutamate--homocysteine S-methyltransferase; the encoded protein is MAEQSKSNLPHRAEHIGSLLRPRELREAFKAHAAGRLDDAAYREVEDRSIIEAIRMQEKVGLATISDGEFRRGSWAFGLVKAVAGFGEARSMFEFHDAAGNSYPFDTCHAVAKIRRSRPIAVGEFEFVRRHTDRVPKVTMPAPSFMHFFRGRACADPAVYPEVAGFWTDLLRVYHEELAELGRAGANYLQIDEVPLAMLCDSAVRERVRQIGDDPEALVTMYIGGVNDALRTRPPGMTVGMHLCRGNLRSRWMAAGGYEAVAERLFNEVEVDAFFLEYDTARAGDFAPLRFMPKDKMAVLGLVSTKTPALEDADALRRRIDEAARYVPLERLALSPQCGFASTVGGNLLSIDDQWRKLELIVQVARRVWG
- a CDS encoding GNAT family N-acetyltransferase, with product MIPKIRFATPADADLILQFIHGLAEYERAAGSVAATPALIRSQMEQAEPPFQCLIAECDGEPAGFALFFRNYSTWSGRPGLYLEDIFVPERFRGRGVGKALFKRMAQIAIERGWARMEWAVLDWNRPAQEFYRARGAVAKDEWTVWRLDGEALVKTARD
- a CDS encoding sterol desaturase family protein yields the protein MNEAAIRLGVFIGMLTAMALWEAVAPRRSRSYSRLRRWPSNLAVVALNTALVRILLPATAVSLALLGGKRHWGLLNNSPIPYWIAATGSVILLDAAIYLQHVMFHAVPALWRVHRMHHADLDFDVTTGARFHPIEIVLSMLIKFGAIAALGTPALGALIFEVLLNATSMFNHGNVRIPAQLDRYLRWLTVTPDMHRVHHSIVVDETNSNFGFNLSWWDRLLGTYRSQPAAGHNGMTIGIEQFREARELWLDRMLLQPFRGPAGRYPIT
- a CDS encoding nuclear transport factor 2 family protein, whose amino-acid sequence is MTAEEELVQRYFDAFNSHDIEAVMACFHAAPVIVDAAGTRFEGRDEIRRHYETGFALMPDCRCALRTLTGNSGKAVAESLFFGTRPRSGKVVEAIGAEVVEIADGRIKEIRDYHRPLASKSGTT
- a CDS encoding PHB depolymerase family esterase; amino-acid sequence: MRNFLTAAAKVASLAALIASAAMRGLAGAQATTAACGPFGSPPVKLLGAVKPACADGERLGPWKDTDGTDRYACLYDASSAKPGRRLPLLVYLHPSLFGPWTIRHTNLLDLRATTSLSGEHGDPGYIVLAPQGRNTAHYYQWPDDRGMGWDNWYRQLSAAGNVKVGKTVYPENVDAATIDHFIAAAARTGRVDTRRIYVTGWSNGAAMGLLYALNRPNVAAVAVYSGPDPFGALVDPCHQKPVSGKPASDAEVQIYNARVPVMLVHNSCDIAGICPNGEKLATELRDAGAKVDDVIVDASGKRVEACLDACGADPNGGLAFMHHPGAWLSGLHHHGEWPDEWTTAMLEFLRAHPLHPSAPPF
- a CDS encoding CoA transferase, whose translation is MPVRPLDDIRVLDLTHFYNGPYGTLMLSYLGADVIKIEPPRHGEGMRALYRAPGREISIGFAILNVNKRSVTLNLKSDEGRELFKRMVARADVVAENFAYGAMEGFGLGYDVLRAINPRIVYATGKGYGLSGPYRDLPAFDPVVQAMSGVLSTTGEADGPPMKAGPAVVDMLGGIHFAAAILAALRNRDRTGEGMLVEVALQDAIIPALTTHIGAYYGMGITETRNGNASPGGVMVPYNVYPASDGYVLILAGDNHRWRRLSELAGRPELGDDPRFATMKARAAKVEEVDAVVAAWTRQHTREAVMAALNAADVFCGIVKELPEVMTDPHLHARGMLREIDDPRLGRITIWTSPLRMNAEAPAPQSLAPALGADSDEFLRTELGLDPSAIAALRERKVI
- a CDS encoding enoyl-CoA hydratase/isomerase family protein, with protein sequence MAYENFIVERAGAVATVYFNRPEKLNPITGKLLTEMLEVAAEFRDDDQSRVIILTGKGRSFCAGADIGGLTANAGAKAQGAQTDAGRLRAARTGWRVMDEWERLDQVTIAAVNGFAIGGGLSLAMACDFRIAAAGARIWIPEVALGVPYMWGSVTRLINLVGMGRAKEMIMTCNEIVAEEALKIGLVNRVVPAERLTEAALEFASKLVSKPPMALRRTKEFFRALGNGRLGDITFADGYLGLSCLASEDMSEAMAAFKEKREGQYRGR
- a CDS encoding cyclase family protein gives rise to the protein MAATKPVPFSELLKDAPKNWGRFGANDEIGALNFLTSAEVLRGIRAVKQGKVFTLGVPVARPGGDPLYPSRSQPIRTNAMDKGFYISGKATPFPGGMEYADDVITMYLQGTTQYDALGHVWHGDTIYNGYDAKTTIGSLSKCSIQPIAEHGVVGRGVLIDAARFKGKESLDAGERITLDDMLAAAKKQNSPIEKHDIIIIHTGWLKRFYDKGVEGIFPKGVFNEPGLGYSVELAKWFHEMEIPSVGSDTIATEQTHHEESGTMIPLHMALLHYQGVIFNEIDWTHDLAEDCAKDGQYTFLFVGAPLKVVGGAGSPVNPIVIK
- a CDS encoding TVP38/TMEM64 family protein, with the protein product MKRQGLIPRLVLAAGLGGAVVWLVLHREFLQAARLERELARFGPAAPILFILLYALATVLFVPGSVLTVTGGALFGPVWGTLWNLTGATLGATVAFLAARYVGSDWVARRSGERLASLIRGVEEEGWRFVAFVRLVPLFPFNLVNYAFGLTRIRLSEYVLASFLCMAPGALAYTYLGYAGREAATGEAGSIHKALLALALLATVAFLPRLLRRLRRERDTI